Proteins from a genomic interval of Pseudomonas versuta:
- a CDS encoding SDR family oxidoreductase, whose protein sequence is MILEAPVAGNGRVALVTGAARGIGLGIAAWLVSEGWQVVLTDIDRVRGSKVAKVLGENAWFVTMDVSVEADVIGCVAQVLGQFGRLDALVSNAAIADPHNMTLESLDLDHWNRVLAVNLTGPMLLAKHCAPYLRAHCGSIVNLASTRARQAEPDTEAYVASKGGLLALTHALAISLGPEIRVNAVSPGWIDARDPSVRRAEPLTDADHAQHPAGRAGTVEDVASMVAWLLSRNAGFVTGQEFVVDGGMSKKMVYQG, encoded by the coding sequence ATGATCCTTGAGGCACCGGTGGCCGGTAATGGGCGTGTGGCGCTGGTAACCGGCGCTGCGCGGGGCATTGGTCTGGGGATCGCCGCGTGGCTGGTGAGTGAGGGCTGGCAGGTGGTACTGACCGACATCGACCGAGTCCGGGGCTCTAAAGTGGCCAAGGTGCTGGGTGAAAATGCCTGGTTCGTGACCATGGATGTGTCGGTCGAGGCCGATGTCATCGGTTGTGTGGCTCAGGTCCTGGGTCAGTTCGGGCGTCTGGATGCGCTGGTGAGCAATGCTGCCATTGCTGACCCGCACAATATGACGCTCGAAAGCCTCGACCTGGATCACTGGAACCGGGTGCTGGCGGTCAACCTCACCGGTCCCATGCTGCTGGCCAAACATTGCGCGCCTTACTTGCGAGCCCATTGTGGTTCGATCGTCAATCTGGCCTCCACCCGTGCCCGTCAAGCCGAGCCTGATACCGAGGCTTACGTGGCGAGCAAGGGCGGCTTGCTGGCATTGACTCACGCATTGGCCATCAGTCTGGGGCCGGAGATCAGGGTCAATGCGGTAAGTCCGGGCTGGATTGATGCCCGTGATCCTTCTGTGCGGCGTGCAGAGCCGCTCACCGACGCTGATCACGCCCAGCACCCGGCAGGCCGTGCAGGCACCGTGGAAGACGTTGCGTCCATGGTTGCATGGTTACTGTCGCGCAATGCCGGGTTCGTGACAGGGCAGGAGTTTGTGGTGGATGGTGGCATGAGCAAGAAAATGGTTTACCAGGGATAA
- a CDS encoding O-succinylhomoserine sulfhydrylase yields MSQDWDAGRLDSDLEGVAFDTLAVRAGQHRTPEGEHGDAMFLTSSYVFRTAADAAARFSGEVAGNVYSRYTNPTVRAFEERIAALEGAEQAVATATGMAAILSVVMSLCSAGDHILVSRSVFGSTISLFEKYFKRFGVQVDYVPLAELSGWDAAIKPNTRLLFVESPSNPLAELVDIAALAEIAHAKGAMLVVDNCFCTPALQQPLKLGADIVVHSATKFIDGQGRCMGGVVAGRAELMKEIVGFLRTAGPTLSPFNAWIFLKGLETLNLRMRAHCASAQALAEWLEQQDGVEKVHYAGLKSHPQHALAQRQQRGFGAVVSFEVRGGKEGAWRFIDATRLISITANLGDSKTTITHPSTTSHGRLAPQERAAAGIHDSLIRIAVGLEDVADLQADLARGLAAL; encoded by the coding sequence ATGAGTCAGGATTGGGATGCGGGTCGGCTGGACAGCGACCTCGAGGGCGTAGCGTTCGACACCTTGGCTGTACGTGCTGGCCAGCACCGTACGCCAGAAGGCGAGCACGGTGATGCAATGTTCCTGACCTCCAGTTACGTGTTCCGTACCGCCGCAGATGCAGCCGCACGGTTCTCTGGCGAAGTCGCGGGCAACGTTTATTCGCGTTACACCAACCCCACCGTTCGGGCTTTCGAAGAGCGCATTGCGGCCCTCGAAGGTGCGGAGCAGGCCGTTGCGACAGCGACCGGCATGGCGGCGATATTGTCTGTGGTCATGAGTCTGTGCAGTGCCGGTGACCATATTCTGGTCTCACGCAGCGTTTTCGGCTCAACCATCAGCCTGTTCGAGAAATACTTCAAGCGCTTCGGCGTGCAGGTCGATTACGTGCCGCTGGCTGAACTCTCTGGCTGGGACGCGGCGATCAAGCCCAACACCCGATTGCTGTTTGTCGAGTCGCCTTCCAATCCGCTGGCTGAGCTGGTGGATATTGCGGCTCTGGCAGAGATAGCCCACGCCAAGGGGGCCATGCTGGTGGTCGACAACTGCTTCTGCACGCCTGCCTTGCAGCAGCCGCTCAAGCTCGGTGCGGACATTGTCGTGCATTCGGCCACCAAGTTTATCGACGGCCAGGGTCGTTGCATGGGCGGCGTGGTTGCCGGTCGTGCTGAGCTGATGAAGGAAATCGTGGGCTTCCTGCGTACTGCCGGGCCGACCCTGAGCCCGTTCAATGCCTGGATTTTCCTCAAGGGGCTGGAAACCTTGAACCTGCGCATGCGTGCTCACTGCGCCAGTGCCCAGGCCCTGGCTGAGTGGCTGGAGCAGCAGGATGGCGTTGAAAAAGTTCACTATGCAGGCCTCAAGAGCCATCCGCAGCATGCATTGGCTCAACGCCAGCAGCGCGGTTTTGGCGCAGTGGTCAGTTTCGAAGTCCGGGGCGGTAAAGAGGGCGCATGGCGCTTTATCGATGCCACGCGCCTGATTTCCATCACCGCCAACCTGGGTGACAGCAAAACCACCATCACCCATCCGTCCACCACTTCCCATGGTCGCCTGGCGCCGCAGGAGCGTGCAGCTGCAGGCATTCATGACAGCCTGATCCGCATTGCCGTGGGCCTGGAGGATGTCGCCGACCTGCAAGCAGATTTGGCGCGAGGCCTGGCCGCACTGTGA
- a CDS encoding DUF2242 domain-containing protein translates to MLKSFPLRAVVAVLLLAGLAGCSSKKTAVYEHENFDDSGTFSRNYPVTDKASCEAARRALLSQGYIITSNDPKMISGHKSFQQTGESHLEISFNVVCADDGGSEHHAAMFANALQDRYALKKVNNSASLGVGVLGSVSMPIGSSDDSMVKVASETVSSPQFYDRFFALVEVFLPKEVKKAAHIPEKPKTDLGVPEVVPAKVEAAPKAVAPVQVPAATEPVSKPSVPAAEPEPEPVLPVEIQPAPAPAAPTVLPAEPEKTTAPALPAPEPVITPVPTVPEPVPAQ, encoded by the coding sequence ATGCTTAAGTCATTCCCCTTGCGCGCCGTGGTCGCCGTCCTTTTGCTGGCCGGACTCGCAGGTTGCTCGTCGAAGAAAACAGCCGTCTACGAGCATGAAAACTTCGATGATTCGGGCACGTTTTCGCGTAATTACCCGGTGACCGATAAAGCCTCGTGCGAGGCTGCACGCCGCGCCTTGCTCAGCCAGGGCTATATCATCACCAGCAATGATCCGAAAATGATCAGTGGCCACAAGAGCTTCCAGCAAACTGGCGAAAGTCATCTGGAGATCAGCTTCAACGTGGTCTGCGCTGACGACGGTGGTTCAGAACATCACGCCGCCATGTTTGCCAACGCACTGCAGGACCGTTACGCGCTGAAGAAGGTCAACAACTCGGCCAGCCTCGGGGTGGGGGTGCTGGGTTCGGTGTCGATGCCGATTGGCTCCTCGGATGACTCAATGGTCAAAGTGGCCAGCGAAACCGTGTCTTCGCCGCAGTTCTACGATCGCTTTTTCGCACTGGTTGAAGTGTTCCTGCCCAAGGAAGTGAAAAAGGCTGCGCATATTCCGGAAAAACCCAAGACTGACCTGGGCGTGCCTGAGGTTGTGCCGGCCAAAGTAGAGGCCGCTCCCAAAGCCGTTGCACCAGTCCAAGTCCCTGCTGCGACAGAGCCCGTCTCCAAACCGTCAGTGCCGGCTGCAGAGCCCGAGCCAGAGCCTGTGTTGCCGGTTGAAATCCAGCCAGCCCCGGCGCCGGCTGCGCCGACAGTCCTGCCTGCTGAGCCGGAAAAAACCACGGCACCCGCATTGCCTGCTCCTGAACCGGTAATCACGCCTGTACCCACCGTGCCAGAGCCTGTGCCGGCACAATAA
- a CDS encoding MFS transporter, producing MSLHPTPPQTAGWTLLAVCTAALILPLSFSGGAIATPAIGLDLGGGPLALLWITNAFMLSFGSLLMAAGALADRYGRKRLFICGVGGFGGVSLALGMAPGIVWLDALRGLQGVAAAAALAGGSAALANAFEGRARTTAFSLLGTSFGIGLALGPVLAGWLIEHVGWRAVFVCGALIGGLALLIALAKMEESTDPQASGLDWQGTLSFTATLVLFTWGILAAPDSGWSSAPVLGMLGAALVCMAVFIAVERRAVRPMLDLSLFRYPRFVGVQLLPIATCFCFVVLLILLPVRFIGIEGRSETRAGLIMLALSAPMLIVPYLAGVLIRWVSARVLSAIGLLIAAAGLLLLSRVGVGQPAREFIVPLLVIGAGAGLPWGLMDGLSISVVPKERAGMASGIFSTTRVAGEGVALAIVSALLAQLMQGHFAVDQGARAAQYLAAGDLEQARRLLPELSRAALGDVYRQAFAMLLYCLAALTVATSLLVLWFLREANTQSGTSEQQTRDSGLARDP from the coding sequence ATGAGCCTTCACCCCACACCGCCGCAGACTGCGGGCTGGACGTTGCTGGCGGTTTGCACCGCGGCGCTGATTCTGCCGCTGAGTTTTTCCGGTGGCGCGATTGCCACCCCCGCCATCGGTCTCGATCTGGGGGGCGGGCCGCTGGCCCTGCTCTGGATCACCAATGCCTTTATGTTGAGCTTTGGCAGCCTGTTGATGGCGGCGGGTGCCCTGGCTGACCGGTATGGACGCAAGCGCCTGTTCATCTGCGGGGTTGGCGGGTTTGGCGGCGTGTCGCTGGCTCTGGGCATGGCGCCGGGCATTGTCTGGCTCGACGCTCTGCGAGGGTTACAGGGTGTGGCGGCCGCCGCGGCGCTGGCCGGTGGCAGTGCGGCACTGGCCAATGCTTTTGAAGGACGGGCCAGGACCACGGCCTTCAGCCTGCTGGGGACCAGTTTTGGTATCGGCCTGGCACTGGGGCCGGTCCTGGCCGGGTGGCTGATCGAACATGTTGGCTGGCGTGCGGTATTTGTTTGCGGGGCATTGATTGGCGGGCTGGCGTTGCTGATCGCACTGGCGAAGATGGAGGAGTCCACCGACCCACAGGCCAGCGGGCTGGACTGGCAGGGCACCCTGAGTTTTACCGCGACGCTGGTGCTCTTCACCTGGGGCATTCTGGCCGCACCCGACAGCGGCTGGAGCAGTGCACCGGTGCTCGGCATGCTGGGCGCAGCACTGGTGTGTATGGCCGTTTTTATCGCGGTCGAAAGGCGAGCGGTACGGCCCATGCTCGATCTGTCGCTGTTCCGTTACCCGCGCTTTGTCGGCGTGCAACTGCTGCCCATCGCCACCTGTTTTTGTTTTGTGGTGCTGCTGATTCTGTTGCCGGTGCGGTTTATCGGCATTGAAGGGCGCAGCGAAACCCGGGCCGGGCTGATCATGCTGGCGTTGTCGGCGCCCATGCTGATCGTGCCCTACCTGGCAGGCGTGCTCATTCGTTGGGTCTCGGCCAGGGTGCTGTCAGCCATCGGGCTACTGATCGCTGCTGCCGGGTTGTTGTTGCTGAGCCGGGTGGGAGTCGGTCAGCCGGCCAGGGAGTTCATCGTTCCGTTGCTGGTCATAGGGGCGGGAGCAGGTCTGCCGTGGGGGCTGATGGATGGACTGTCAATCAGTGTGGTGCCCAAGGAACGTGCCGGCATGGCCAGCGGAATTTTCAGCACCACCCGGGTCGCCGGTGAAGGCGTCGCCCTGGCCATCGTCAGCGCGCTGCTGGCGCAACTGATGCAAGGTCATTTTGCTGTGGATCAGGGCGCCCGTGCGGCGCAGTACCTGGCCGCCGGAGACCTGGAGCAGGCTAGGCGTCTATTACCAGAGTTGAGTCGGGCGGCCTTGGGCGACGTTTACCGGCAGGCCTTTGCTATGTTGCTGTACTGCCTGGCGGCGCTGACCGTGGCGACGTCATTGCTGGTGCTGTGGTTTTTGCGTGAAGCAAACACACAATCCGGCACGAGCGAGCAGCAAACCCGTGACAGCGGGCTTGCCCGCGACCCGTAG
- a CDS encoding NADPH-dependent 2,4-dienoyl-CoA reductase, whose protein sequence is MTASHYPHLMAPLDLGFTTLRNRSLMGSMHTGLEEKPGGFERMAAYFAERAKGGVGLMVTGGIAPNDEGGVYSGAAKLSTAEEAEKHLVVTRAVHDAGGKICLQILHAGRYAYSPRQVAPSAIKAPINPFTPKELDEEGIEKQISDFVTCARLAQSAGYDGVEIMGSEGYFINQFLAAHTNHRTDRWGGSYENRMRLPVEIVRRVREAVGTDFIIIYRLSMLDLVAEGSVWSEIVQLAKAVEQAGATLINTGIGWHEARIPTIATKVPRGAFSKVTAKLRGSVNVPLITTNRINTPQIAEQILADGDADMVSMARPFLADPEFVNKAAAGRSDEINTCIGCNQACLDHTFGGKLTSCLVNPRACHETELNYLPAIEVKKIAVVGAGPAGLAAATVAAERGHQVTLFDSASEIGGQFNVAKRVPGKEEFFETLRYFARKLQTTGVEVCLNTRVDVAQLLAGGFDEIILATGIAPRTPAIPGIDNSKVLSYLDVILERKPVGARVAVIGAGGIGFDVSEFLVQQGVATSLDREAFWKEWGIDTQLEARGGVAGVKPEVHAPARQVFLLQRKSSKVGDGLGKTTGWIHRTGLKNKQVQMLNSVEYLSIDNDGLHIRIGEGEPQVLPVDNIVICAGQDPLRELQDGLIAAGQNVHLIGGADVAAELDAKRAINQGSRLAAQL, encoded by the coding sequence ATGACCGCCTCTCACTACCCGCATTTAATGGCCCCCCTGGATCTGGGCTTTACCACCTTGCGCAATCGCAGCCTGATGGGCTCCATGCACACCGGCCTTGAAGAAAAGCCCGGTGGCTTTGAGCGCATGGCGGCCTATTTTGCCGAGCGCGCCAAAGGCGGTGTGGGCCTGATGGTCACGGGGGGCATTGCGCCCAACGATGAGGGCGGTGTGTACAGTGGCGCGGCCAAGTTGAGTACCGCTGAAGAAGCAGAAAAGCATTTGGTGGTTACCCGGGCGGTCCACGATGCGGGAGGCAAGATCTGCCTGCAGATCCTCCATGCCGGGCGTTATGCCTACAGCCCCCGCCAGGTAGCGCCAAGCGCAATCAAGGCGCCGATCAACCCGTTCACGCCCAAGGAGCTGGATGAAGAGGGCATCGAGAAGCAGATCAGCGACTTCGTGACCTGCGCCAGGCTGGCTCAAAGTGCCGGCTATGACGGTGTTGAAATCATGGGTTCGGAAGGCTACTTCATCAACCAGTTCCTCGCCGCGCACACCAACCATCGCACCGACCGCTGGGGTGGCAGCTACGAAAACCGCATGCGTCTGCCGGTCGAAATCGTGCGCCGGGTGCGCGAAGCCGTGGGCACGGATTTCATCATTATTTATCGCCTGTCGATGCTTGATCTGGTTGCCGAGGGCAGTGTCTGGTCCGAGATCGTGCAACTGGCCAAGGCGGTCGAGCAGGCCGGTGCGACATTGATCAACACCGGCATTGGCTGGCACGAAGCACGCATTCCCACAATCGCCACCAAAGTGCCGCGTGGCGCTTTCAGTAAGGTGACCGCCAAGTTGCGTGGTTCGGTCAACGTGCCGCTGATCACCACCAACCGCATCAACACCCCGCAAATCGCCGAGCAGATTCTGGCCGATGGCGACGCCGACATGGTGTCCATGGCGCGCCCGTTCCTCGCTGATCCCGAATTCGTCAACAAGGCCGCCGCTGGCCGCAGCGATGAAATCAATACGTGCATCGGCTGCAACCAGGCATGCCTGGACCACACCTTTGGCGGCAAGCTCACCAGCTGCCTGGTCAACCCCCGTGCCTGCCACGAAACCGAGCTCAACTACCTGCCAGCCATTGAAGTGAAGAAGATTGCCGTGGTCGGTGCGGGCCCTGCGGGGCTTGCAGCGGCAACCGTGGCGGCCGAGCGCGGGCATCAGGTGACACTGTTCGACTCCGCCAGCGAGATTGGTGGCCAGTTCAACGTGGCCAAGCGTGTACCGGGCAAGGAAGAGTTCTTTGAGACCCTGCGCTACTTCGCTCGCAAGCTGCAGACCACCGGGGTTGAGGTTTGCCTGAACACCCGTGTCGACGTGGCGCAGTTGCTGGCAGGCGGTTTCGACGAAATCATTCTGGCCACCGGGATTGCCCCCCGCACCCCGGCCATACCCGGCATCGACAACTCCAAGGTGCTGAGCTATCTGGACGTGATTCTTGAGCGCAAGCCGGTCGGCGCCAGGGTTGCCGTGATTGGTGCGGGCGGGATTGGTTTTGACGTATCCGAGTTCCTGGTGCAACAGGGTGTTGCCACCAGCCTGGATCGCGAAGCGTTCTGGAAAGAATGGGGTATTGATACGCAACTTGAAGCACGGGGCGGCGTAGCGGGAGTCAAGCCTGAGGTACACGCACCGGCGCGCCAGGTGTTCCTGCTGCAACGCAAGTCGAGCAAAGTGGGCGACGGTCTGGGCAAGACCACCGGCTGGATTCACCGGACCGGTCTGAAGAACAAACAGGTGCAAATGCTCAACAGCGTTGAATACCTGAGCATCGACAACGACGGCTTGCATATCCGCATTGGCGAAGGCGAGCCGCAAGTGTTGCCGGTGGACAACATCGTAATCTGCGCCGGTCAGGACCCGTTGCGCGAACTGCAGGACGGCCTGATTGCCGCCGGGCAGAACGTGCATTTGATCGGTGGCGCCGATGTGGCGGCCGAACTGGATGCCAAGCGCGCCATCAACCAGGGCTCGCGTCTGGCCGCACAGCTGTAG
- a CDS encoding amino acid ABC transporter ATP-binding protein — MVDIAGLNKYYSAFHVLKGIDLKVHEGERIVLCGPSGSGKSTLIRCINRLEIAEQGRILVNNTDLSQATREATQVRSEIGMVFQHFNLFPHMSVLDNCVLAPMSVRGLSRKKAVELAQHFLEKVGIAIQANKYPSQLSGGQQQRVAIARALCMEPKIMLFDEPTSALDPEMVSEVLDVMVKLAGSGMTMLCVTHEMGFARQVAERVLFLDGGMIIEDSPPEDFFNAPKSPRAKAFLAQIVH, encoded by the coding sequence GTGGTGGATATCGCCGGTCTGAACAAGTACTACAGCGCCTTTCATGTACTCAAAGGCATCGACCTTAAAGTGCACGAAGGCGAGCGGATCGTACTGTGCGGGCCCTCCGGCTCGGGCAAGTCGACCCTGATCCGCTGCATCAACCGCCTCGAAATCGCCGAGCAAGGGCGGATCCTGGTCAACAACACCGACCTGTCCCAGGCCACGCGCGAAGCCACACAGGTGCGCAGTGAAATCGGCATGGTGTTTCAACACTTCAACCTGTTCCCGCACATGAGTGTGCTGGACAACTGCGTTCTGGCGCCGATGTCGGTACGCGGCCTGTCGCGCAAAAAAGCGGTTGAACTGGCGCAGCACTTTCTGGAAAAGGTCGGTATTGCGATTCAGGCCAACAAGTACCCGAGCCAGCTGTCGGGCGGCCAGCAGCAGCGCGTGGCGATTGCCCGGGCGTTGTGCATGGAGCCGAAAATCATGCTGTTTGATGAGCCGACGTCGGCGCTTGACCCGGAAATGGTCAGCGAAGTACTGGATGTAATGGTCAAGCTGGCGGGCAGTGGCATGACCATGCTCTGCGTGACCCACGAAATGGGCTTTGCCCGTCAGGTGGCCGAGCGGGTGCTGTTTCTGGATGGCGGCATGATCATCGAAGACTCCCCGCCCGAGGACTTCTTCAACGCCCCGAAAAGCCCGCGGGCCAAAGCGTTTCTTGCACAGATTGTGCACTGA
- a CDS encoding LysR family transcriptional regulator — MESLSGLHAFVTVGKLGSYVAAAERLAISASAVGKSVARLEDGLGVRLFNRSTRRLSLTEEGALFFERCSRIVEQLEEAEAELTLAREEPRGRLRVSLPAIGYRMLLPVLPEFTRRYPHIELDMDFSDRMVDVIGEGMDAVVRSGDFADSRLKSKALGTFRFVLVGSPGYFASQGLPAAPQDLQQHVCLRYRFPSNGQLQEWAFTTAQGEPPGKRPDRLVFNNVEALIGAAVEGLGIAYVPDFAVHQALQANQLVTVLHDHISAQGRFSVLWPGSRHLLPKLRVFVDFVAQHMKLGPLPL, encoded by the coding sequence ATGGAAAGCTTGAGTGGTCTGCATGCATTTGTAACGGTTGGCAAACTGGGCAGCTATGTAGCCGCCGCCGAGCGCCTGGCCATCTCGGCTTCGGCCGTCGGCAAGAGCGTGGCGCGCCTGGAGGACGGGCTCGGGGTGCGCTTGTTCAACCGCAGCACCCGGCGCTTGAGCCTGACGGAAGAAGGCGCTTTGTTCTTCGAGCGCTGCAGCCGGATCGTCGAGCAACTTGAGGAAGCCGAAGCCGAATTGACCCTGGCCCGCGAGGAGCCGCGAGGCCGGTTGCGGGTGAGCCTGCCGGCGATTGGTTATCGGATGTTATTGCCGGTATTGCCCGAGTTCACTCGACGCTATCCGCACATCGAGCTGGATATGGACTTCAGCGACCGCATGGTCGATGTGATTGGTGAAGGGATGGATGCCGTGGTCCGCAGCGGCGACTTTGCCGACTCACGGCTCAAGAGCAAGGCACTGGGCACTTTTCGTTTTGTGCTGGTAGGTTCGCCCGGCTACTTTGCCAGTCAGGGCCTGCCTGCGGCGCCGCAGGATTTGCAGCAGCATGTGTGCTTGCGTTACCGGTTCCCGAGTAACGGCCAGCTCCAGGAGTGGGCGTTTACCACGGCACAGGGCGAGCCGCCCGGCAAACGCCCGGACAGACTGGTGTTCAACAATGTCGAAGCGTTGATTGGCGCGGCGGTAGAAGGACTGGGCATCGCCTACGTGCCGGATTTTGCAGTGCATCAGGCCTTGCAGGCGAACCAGTTGGTGACGGTACTGCACGATCACATCAGCGCTCAGGGGCGTTTTTCGGTGCTCTGGCCCGGCAGCCGGCACTTGCTGCCAAAGCTGCGGGTCTTTGTGGATTTTGTGGCGCAGCACATGAAGCTGGGCCCGCTCCCTCTGTAG
- a CDS encoding carbon-nitrogen hydrolase family protein, which produces MRKLFGCTLLITLIAATAGYWFWAQQREVGHYLSDLRIELAINDGVNNDHGNLLGIEPDLSPRDYQSLDLVHLKLAAYLNKAREAGLLNDKTIVVLPEHIGTWLMFRGEKNELYQAANLNQAMRWLSLSNPLAFTNAWLRADGESRVNDAHLRMKAKTMASDYQTLFGGLAKEFGVTLVAGSIALPEPRIENGKLLPGTGPLYNSSIVFGRDGAPQGKPQRQLLPTYEEQSYIQPSPDHQLNVVDTPAGRLGILVGSDSWYPENYRTLNEQGAQLIAVPAFMIGKKTWDQPWGGFKSVSTPSEISLKPGEVSEGEAWHRLTLISSVPSSTAQAGITVFSRGKFWDKRSVGWGFISRNGQTSPDQHGAGARLLNLWL; this is translated from the coding sequence ATGCGTAAATTATTTGGCTGCACCCTGCTCATCACTCTGATCGCCGCAACCGCCGGTTACTGGTTCTGGGCCCAGCAACGCGAGGTGGGCCACTACCTGTCTGATCTGCGCATCGAGCTGGCGATCAACGACGGCGTCAACAATGACCACGGCAACCTGCTTGGCATCGAGCCGGACCTGTCGCCGCGCGATTATCAAAGCCTGGACCTGGTGCACCTGAAACTCGCCGCGTATCTGAACAAAGCGCGTGAGGCCGGGCTGCTCAACGACAAAACCATCGTCGTGCTGCCGGAGCACATCGGCACCTGGCTGATGTTTCGCGGGGAAAAGAACGAGCTGTACCAGGCCGCCAATCTCAATCAGGCCATGCGCTGGCTGTCATTGAGCAATCCGCTGGCCTTCACCAACGCATGGCTTCGCGCCGACGGCGAAAGCCGGGTCAACGATGCCCATCTGCGGATGAAAGCCAAGACCATGGCCAGTGATTACCAGACGCTGTTTGGCGGCCTGGCCAAAGAGTTCGGGGTGACGCTGGTGGCCGGCAGTATTGCGCTGCCCGAGCCGCGCATCGAGAACGGCAAATTGCTGCCGGGCACCGGCCCGCTTTACAACAGCAGCATTGTGTTCGGTCGTGACGGAGCGCCTCAGGGCAAACCGCAGCGCCAACTGCTGCCGACTTACGAAGAGCAAAGCTATATCCAGCCCAGCCCTGACCATCAACTGAACGTGGTCGACACCCCGGCCGGGCGCCTGGGCATTCTGGTCGGCAGCGACAGCTGGTACCCCGAGAATTACCGCACATTGAACGAACAGGGGGCGCAATTGATCGCCGTTCCCGCGTTCATGATTGGCAAAAAAACCTGGGATCAACCCTGGGGCGGTTTTAAAAGTGTTTCTACACCCAGCGAAATCAGTCTCAAGCCCGGAGAAGTCAGCGAAGGCGAGGCCTGGCATCGCCTGACGTTGATCAGCAGCGTCCCGAGCAGCACAGCCCAAGCCGGGATCACAGTATTTTCCCGTGGCAAATTCTGGGACAAACGCAGCGTCGGCTGGGGCTTTATCAGCCGCAACGGCCAGACCAGCCCGGACCAGCACGGCGCCGGTGCACGCTTGCTGAACCTGTGGCTGTAA
- a CDS encoding AraC family transcriptional regulator — MKSLPMRLGDLSVGFVECLADAVRSYGQDPLPLLDQYGLDPARLAQPLARLSIPRYMRLGHAAIALTGDPALGLRMGQLSKLSQAGLAGVTAAQAPTVREAARTLIRFEALYGSNYRGQSSLHEDAQGAWLRFYSISPYNAYNRFVVDSIIAGWLQQLSSVAGRPLLGEHVDIEFSEPEYAERYSVLSHTAVNFRAETNQLRLNHASLDLRNAQHCPTTWAFLLQLCERELEQLTRTRSLRERITQMLGPLLNGGREPDLEEVAARLKLPTWTLRRKLAEEGTQFRAVLNDTRRDLAMTYIRDTELAFGEIAYLLGFASAEAFQRAFKRWNAQTPGEFRRRQRNTA, encoded by the coding sequence GTGAAATCTCTGCCGATGCGCCTGGGCGATCTCTCAGTCGGGTTTGTTGAATGCCTGGCCGACGCGGTGCGCAGTTATGGGCAAGACCCTCTGCCCTTGCTTGATCAGTACGGGCTCGATCCTGCCCGGCTCGCCCAACCGCTGGCACGCTTGTCGATCCCGCGCTATATGCGCCTGGGGCATGCCGCCATTGCCTTGACCGGCGACCCGGCACTGGGTTTGCGCATGGGTCAGTTGAGCAAGCTGTCTCAGGCCGGGCTGGCCGGCGTGACCGCAGCCCAGGCCCCCACGGTACGGGAAGCGGCTCGCACGCTGATCCGCTTCGAAGCCTTGTATGGCTCCAACTATCGCGGCCAGTCAAGCCTGCACGAGGACGCCCAGGGTGCCTGGCTACGGTTTTATTCCATCAGCCCGTATAACGCCTACAACCGTTTTGTGGTGGATTCGATCATTGCCGGCTGGCTGCAGCAGCTGTCATCGGTGGCGGGCCGCCCCTTGCTTGGCGAGCATGTCGATATCGAGTTCAGTGAACCCGAGTATGCCGAGCGCTACAGCGTTTTGAGCCACACTGCAGTCAACTTCCGGGCCGAGACCAATCAATTGCGCCTGAACCACGCCAGCCTTGACCTGCGTAATGCGCAGCACTGCCCCACGACCTGGGCGTTCCTGCTGCAATTGTGCGAACGCGAATTGGAACAATTGACCCGCACCCGCAGCCTGCGCGAGCGCATCACGCAAATGCTGGGGCCTTTGCTAAATGGGGGGCGTGAGCCGGACCTTGAAGAGGTGGCGGCACGTCTAAAGCTGCCGACCTGGACTCTGCGCCGCAAGCTGGCAGAAGAAGGGACGCAGTTCCGGGCGGTTCTCAACGACACGCGGCGGGACCTCGCCATGACCTATATCCGCGATACGGAATTGGCCTTTGGCGAAATTGCCTACCTGTTGGGATTTGCCTCGGCAGAGGCCTTTCAGAGGGCATTCAAGCGCTGGAACGCGCAAACTCCGGGAGAGTTCCGTCGTCGCCAGCGCAACACTGCGTGA